One segment of Engraulis encrasicolus isolate BLACKSEA-1 chromosome 7, IST_EnEncr_1.0, whole genome shotgun sequence DNA contains the following:
- the LOC134451788 gene encoding uncharacterized protein LOC134451788, whose product MRTDIDGCEDVRRWTFGVRSSSRPVKNILVVGETGTGKTTFINTLVNYLLGVQWGDNIWFQITQEDKEKSQAKSQTTAITVYEVFAESSSLRIIDTPGYGSTDGIDFDQMVAENLHRLFRSEDGIHEISAVGLVVKSGQNRLTDFQRYIFDAVLSLFGKDIEKNIAVLITHSDGMPEDDVISALKEADVPCAKDVNGEPVHFQFNNRQSKDHKEKEKKKYQEAWERGYCSLERFMIFLEKADVKELSMTEKVLRERKRLEACVNNIQDAIRMEELKQNQLQQTQRALEENIEKMGRNENFTYEVEEPFKQLEPINLPWRYLTKKATCCTRCEENCHYPGCWWVKDLAWCSAMKNNRCTVCTRRCPVSDHVKHNKIYVPRIRKVKKTAHDLLKQYNKQVDIQNALQEELFKSEATKKTLLLQAYQCIVQLEEIALKKDSMSTLIHLDFLIEKMNELGDGEKVEKLVHLNEKYQAANRSRWVWWVPERLRKVQEKVSTFLVSSDHSA is encoded by the exons ATGAGGACTGATATCGATGGATGTGAAGATGTCAGAAGATGGACTTTTGGAGTAAGAAGCTCCAGTAGACCTGTCAAAAACATTCTTGTAGTTGGAGAAACAGGAACAGGGAAAACAACTTTCATCAACACCTTGGTCAACTACCTGTTAGGGGTACAGTGGGGGGACAACATCTGGTTTCAAATTACACAGGAGGACAAGGAAAAGTCCCAGGCCAAATCTCAAACGACTGCTATTACAGTTTATGAAGTGTTTGCGGAAAGTTCATCTCTGAGGATTATCGACACACCAGGTTATGGATCTACTGATGGGATTGATTTTGACCAGATGGTGGCAGAAAATTTGCACAGATTGTTCCGATCTGAAGATGGCATTCATGAGATAAGTGCTGTAGGTCTTGTGGTGAAATCTGGTCAAAATCGCCTCACAGATTTTCAGCGTTACATCTTCGATGCTGTTCTCTCCCTGTTTGGAAAAGACATAGAGAAGAACATAGCAGTGTTGATCACACATTCCGATGGAATGCCTGAGGATGATGTAATTTCTGCCCTGAAAGAAGCAGATGTTCCATGTGCCAAAGATGTCAATGGAGAGCCAGTCCATTTCCAGTTCAACAACCGACAATCCAAAGACCataaggagaaagaaaagaagaagtacCAGGAAGCGTGGGAGAGGGGATACTGCAGTTTGGAGAGATTTATGATCTTTTTGGAAAAGGCTGATGTAAAAGAACTGAGTATGACTGAGAAGGTGCTCAGagaacgcaaacgtctggaggcCTGTGTGAACAACATACAAGACGCCATCAGGATGGAAGAACTGAAGCAGAATCAGCTGCAGCAGACACAGAGGGCCTTGGAGGAAAACATAGAAAAAATGGGGAGAAATGAAAATTTCACCTATGAGGTCGAGGAACCTTTCAAACAACTTGAGCCAATCAACCTGCCTTGGAGGTATTTGACCAAAAAGGCAACATGCTGCACGAGATGCGAGGAGAACTGCCACTATCCAGGCTGTTGGTGGGTGAAAGACCTCGCTTGGTGCAGCGCCATGAAAAACAACAGGTGCACTGTGTGTACCAGGAGGTGCCCTGTCTCTGATCATGTCAAACACAACAAGATCTATGTTCCAAGAATTCGAAAAGTGAAGAAAACTGCTCATGATTTGCTAAAACAATATAACAAGCAAGTGGATATTCAGAATGCACTTCAAGAAGAACTGTTCAAATCTGAAGCTACAAAGAAGACGTTGTTGTTGCAGGCCTATCAGTGCATTGTCCAGCTTGAAGAGATTGCATTGAAGAAGGACTCCATGTCCACTCTCATTCATCTTGACTTCCTGATTGAAAAGATGAATGAGCTGGGAGAtggtgagaaagttgagaagCTGGTGCATCTGAATGAAAAATATCAAGCAGCAAACAGAAGCAGATGGGTTTGGTGGGTTCCAGAAAGACTTCGGAAGGTGCAAG AGAAAGTCTCCACATTCCTTGTCTCGTCAGACCATTCTGCCTAG
- the tpst1l gene encoding tyrosylprotein sulfotransferase 1, like yields the protein MRKPRNAVLLASVVVSSVTVFYLGLSSMECPSRHASTHTHARYGGSSALHRYSWPPQSQNSNNNSPGQNNNTGGPFPDTAIPLEYNENTPLIFVGGVPRSGTTLMRAMLDAHPLVRCGEETHVIPRLLAMHATWSRSARERMRLDEAGVTEEVLDAAVRAFLLEVIVGHGELAPRLCNKDPFTLKSLTYLARLFPRAKFVLMMRDGRSVAHSIVSRRIAISGFDTSSYRDCLVKWSRGAEAMYDQCLEAGKDRCMVLRYEQLVLQPQVAMRALLSFLDLPWHPHVLHHEQFIGKAGGVSLSKVERSTDQVMNPVNTDALVKWVGKMPPDVLKDMADIAPMLIRLGYDPHANPPDYTKLQEPANPNPNPNATSLVHTALESPDPS from the exons ATGCGGAAGCCTCGGAACGCAGTGCTGCTGGCCAGCGTGGTGGTCAGCTCGGTCACCGTCTTCTACCTGGGCCTCAGCTCCATGGAGTGCCCCAGCCGCCACGCGAGCACCCACACCCACGCTCGCTATGGCGGCTCTAGTGCCCTGCACCGCTACTCCTGGCCCCCCCAGAGccagaacagcaacaacaacagcccgGGTCAGAACAACAACACGGGCGGGCCGTTTCCCGACACCGCCATCCCGCTGGAGTACAACGAGAACACGCCGCTGATCTTCGTAGGAGGCGTGCCGCGCTCgggcaccacgctgatgcgcgccATGCTGGACGCCCACCCGCTGGTGCGCTGCGGCGAGGAGACCCACGTCATCCCGCGCCTGCTGGCCATGCACGCCACCTGGTCGCGCTCCGCACGCGAGCGCATGCGACTGGACGAGGCCGGCGTCACGGAGGAAGTGCTGGACGCCGCCGTGCGTGCCTTCCTGCTTGAG GTCATTGTGGGGCATGGCGAGCTGGCTCCGCGCCTCTGCAACAAGGACCCCTTCACGCTCAAGTCGCTGACGTATTTGGCACGGCTGTTCCCGCGCGCCAAGTTTGTGCTGATGATGCGTGACGGGCGGTCAGTGGCGCACTCCATCGTGTCGCGGCGCATCGCCATCTCGGGCTTCGACACCAGCAGCTACCGTGACTGCCTGGTGAAGTGGAGCCGCGGGGCCGAGGCCATGTACGACCAGTGCCTGGAGGCCGGCAAGGACag gtgCATGGTGCTGCGTTATGAGCAGTTGGTGCTGCAGCCTCAGGTTGCCATGCGGGCGCTGCTCTCCTTCCTGGACCTGCCCTGGCACCCGCACGTGCTGCACCACGAGCAGTTCATCGGGAAGGCCGGCGGGGTCTCACTGTCCAA GGTGGAGCGCTCCACGGACCAGGTGATGAACCCCGTGAACACGGACGCCCTGGTGAAGTGGGTGGGCAAGATGCCTCCGGACGTGCTGAAGGACATGGCAGACATCGCTCCCATGCTGATCCGCCTGGGCTACGACCCCCATGCCAACCCGCCCGACTACACCAAGCTGCAGGAGCctgccaaccccaaccccaaccccaacgccACGTCACTG GTGCATACAGCATTAGAAAGTCCTGATCCCAGCTAA